The sequence below is a genomic window from Haloferax mediterranei ATCC 33500.
GCGGGCGAACCGACGACCGAACTTCCCGTTGACGAGCGAGACGACGTTCCCGCCGTCTCCGACGAGGTTGGCGACGGCGGCTTCCATGCCCATCGTCGCGGTTCCGTTGAAGATGAGAGACGTTCCCTCCTCGGCGGTAGACGCTCCGGAGCGCGTCGAGTTGGTGAAGATGTAGTCCAGAGCGTTCTGTGCACGCTCGTACACCGCTTCGAAGTCGGCCGACCGGTGAGACACCATTGGCTCGGACATCGAGTCGAGCACTTCGTCGGTGACCGGTACCGGACCGGGGTTCAAGAGGAGGAAGTCCTCTGCCATGGTTCGACCTCACGCTCTCCCCTGATAAGGTTCGCGGGTCTCCGCAAAGGATGCCGTTGGTGCGAGTGCTGACACGAGGTACATTGGGTCGGTACCTGCCCCCGGTCGGTGTGTTTACCCCCGGCCAGTTCGACCACACTAACAATGACCAGCGCCGACGTCGACGCCGAGTCGAACCCCTATCTCCGCGACCCGCCGACCGACTTCGAAGACGCCGAAACGCTCTCTCGCGAGGAGGCCGAGTCGCAAGCGGAACTCCTTCGTGAGGCCATCCGCGAACACGACCACCGATACTACGTCGAGGCCGAGCCACTCATCTCCGACGCGGCCTACGACGCGCTCTTCTCCCGACTCGTCGCGCTCGAAGGCACCTTCGACCTCGATACGACGAACAGTCCGACGAGTCGCGTCGGCGGCGAACCCATCGAGGCGCTGGAGACGGTCGAACACGTCGCGCCCATGCTCTCTATCGACCAGAGCACCGACGCGGCCGACCTCCGTGAGTTCGACGAGCGCGTCCGCCGCGAAGTCGGCGACGTAGCCTACGTCTGCGAACCCAAGTTCGACGGTCTCTCTATCGAAATCGTCTACGAAGACGGCGCGTTCGTCCGCGCCGCCACACGCGGCGACGGCCAGCGCGGCGACGACGTGAGCGCGCAGGTGAAGACGATTCCGACGGTTCCGCTCTCGCTCCGCGGCGACTACCCCGACCAACTGGCCGTCCGCGGCGAAGTCTACATGCCGAAACCGGATTTTAGCGACCTCAACGCCAGACGGGTCGAAGCCGGTGAAGACCCCTTCGCCAACCCACGAAACGCGGCGGCCGGAACGCTCCGAAACCTCGACCCCTCGGTCGTTGCCGACCGACCGCTGGCCGTATTCTTCTACGATATTCTCGGGTCGAGCGCCACGCCCGACAGCCAGTGGGAGTCGCTAGACCACCTCCGAGACTGGGGTCTCCGCGTCGCCGACCGAATCGAGCGCGTCGAAGACGTAGAGGGTGCAGTCGACTACCGAAATCGGATGCAGGACGCCCGCGACGACCTCGATTACGAGATAGACGGAACCGTCATCAAGGTGGACTCGCGGGCGGCGCGGGACGAGCTCGGTACCAAGAGCCGGTCGGTCCGCTGGGCGTTCGCTTATAAGTTCCCGGCGCGCCACGAGGTGACGACAATCCGTGATATCGTCGTCCAAGTCGGTCGAACTGGGCGATTGACACCCGTTGCGATTCTCGACCCGGTCGACGTTGGCGGCGTGACCGTCTCACGGGCGACGCTCCACAACCCGGATGAAATCGACGAACTCGGCGTCGCCGTCGACGACCGCGTCCGCATCAAGCGCGCCGGAGACGTGATTCCGCAGGTCGTCGAAGTCGTCGAGGATGCCGGCGGAAGCTACGACTTCCCCGATGAGTGCCCAGTCTGTGGGAGTCAAGTCGACCGCGACGGCCCGCTCGCGTTCTGTTCCGGCGGCCTCTCGTGTCCCGCCCAGCGCGAGGCATCCATCGGCCACTTCGCCATCAAAGGCGCGATGGATATCGACGGACTCGGTGAAGAGCGCGTGTCCCAACTCGTCGAGGCGGGACTCGTCGAGACTGTTGCCGACCTGTACGACCTCACGGTTTCGGACCTCACCGAGTTGGAGAGATGGGGCGAGACGAGCGCCCAGAATCTCGTCGATGCCATCGAGTCGTCGAAAGTGCCGTCGCTCGATTCGTTCCTCGTCGGCCTGAGTATCCCCGAAGTCGGCGAAGCGACCGCTCGTGCCCTCGCCCGGGAGTTCGGGTCGATAGACGGATTCCCCATCGGTGAGGACGTTTCCGCGTCCGACTTCGACGAGTTCGAATCTCGGCTGACGACCGTCGCCGACGTGGGCGAAACGGTCGCGCGTCGCGTCCGCGACTTCTTCGAGAACAAAAACAACCGCGCCGTGATTCGCTCGCTGCTCGACCACGGCGTCGAACCGGAACCCGTCGAAACTGGCGGCGACGAACTCGCCGGGCTGACGTTCGTCGTCACCGGGTCGCTCGCAGTGAGCAGAAGCGCCGTCAGCGAACTCGTGGAGTCACACGGCGGCAACGTCACGGGGTCGGTCTCGGGTAACACCGACTACCTCGTCATCGGCGAGAATCCCGGTCAGTCGAAGCGCGACGACGCCGACGAAAACGACGTGCCGACGCTCACCGAAGCCGAGTTCGAGGAACTGCTCGCGGAGTACGGCGTTTCGTACCCACCGGAGTGAGAGCGAAAGACGACGAGAAGAGGAATTTCGGGTCGAAATCGCCTCAGAGGTCGGCCTTACGGAACGACAGGTAGCCGAGAATCGGCGGGACGACAATCCACGCCAGAAGGATTGCGAGGATGAACCACCCGGAGAAGTAGAACGGAAGCGACTCCTGAAAGACCGGCTGGATGGTCAGCCGTTCACCGAGTCCGGCTTTGAACAGGCGGGCAGGCACGGCCGGTCCGTACAACTGGGCAACCAGTGTCTCGTAGGCCCGAAGTGGGTTCAGGTACTTGATGAACAGGCGCATCTCGACGATTTGCGGCGCGCTCAACGCGGTGAGACCGACTTTTTTGATGGCCCAGTTGATGACCTGCGGGATGCCGGTCGCCACCGTCGACCAGAGGACGGCGAAGATGAAGTACAGGCCGAAAGTCCCGAACAGCGCCTGTCTCGGGGTCGTCGACGTCGCCGAGAGCCAGATGCCGATGGAGACGAACGACGTAGCGAGGAGTCCCGAGAGGGCTACCTGCCCGGCGTAAGACGCGAACATGACCTGTCCGCCCGTGAACAGCATCGCGAACATGGCGATGATGAATCCGACGAGCATCGAGACGAGGACCACGAGCGTCCGGCCGACGAGCTTTCCGAACACCACGTCGCGGCGGGAGTTCGGCAGTGAGAGCAGGAGCTTGATGGTTCCCGACTCGCGCTCGTCGATAAGCGACCCGTGGGCGGTCACGAGCGCGATGAGCGCGAGAACGAATCCGAGCATGCCAGCAAAGGAGAAGCTAAAGATACCGCCCGGCGCGGTCGTCAGGCCAAACAGTGCCTCGGAGTTCGCGCCGGCACCCTTCAGGAGGACGCCGTAGAACAGCACCGTCGACCCGCCGATGAGCAGGGCGAAAAACAGCGTGAGACCGATAAGCCACCGCGAGCGAAGGGCGTCGCGGAAGTCCTTGCGCGCGACGGACTCGACCGTCATGCTGTCACCTCCGAAGACTTGTCTTCGGTGTAGGTGATGAAGATGTCCTCCAGCGATGCCGTGTCGGTCTCGAAGTCGGCCACCGTGGCACCGTTCGATTCGATGGCTTCGATGACGCGTGTCTTCGCGTCGTCGGTACACGAGACGACGAGTCGCTCACCGTCAGATTCGACCGACGAGACGCCGTCGAGGGCGCGAACCGCCGCGAGGTCTGCGTTGCCGTCGACGTCGAGTCGGAGAACGGAGTCAGTCTCGATTCGGCTACGGAGTCCTCGGATACTGTCTTCGGCGATGAGTTCGCCGTTGCGCATGATGCCGACGCGGTCACAGACCGCTTCGACCTGTCCGAGCACGTGGCTGGAGAAGAATACTGTTGCACCGCGTTCGGCCTCGGTTCGAACGATTTCGCGCATCTCGCGCGCGCCAGCGGGGTCGAGTCCCGACGACGGTTCGTCGAGGATAAGCAGGTCGGGGCTTCCGGCGAGCGCCATCGCGAGCGCGAGGCGCTGGGTCATCCCTTTCGAGTAACCGCCCGCACGGCGGTTTGCTGCCTCCGGGTCGAGACCGACACGGGAGAGCAGTTCGTCGGGGTCGTCGTCGGCTTCTTTCGACTCGATGGCGAATTCGAGGTGTTCGCGGCCAGTGAGTCGGTCGTACACGTCGTATCCCTCGGGAAGAACACCGGTTCGTCGGCGGACGGCCACGCTCTCGGCCTGTGCGTCGTGTCCGAGCACGCGGATGGTCCCGCTCGTCGGGCGCACGAAGTCGAGAAGCATGTTTATCGTCGTCGACTTTCCGGCTCCGTTAGGACCGAGGAACCCGAACACCTCTCCCTCCGAAACGGAAAACGAGAGGTCGTTGACGGCGGTAACGTCCGGAGTCGAAGACAACTGGAGTGTCTCGAATACTCCCTCGTCATCTTCGAATCGTTTCGTCACCCCGTTCAGTTCGATAGCGGCCATGGGCGGGCCTGCGTCGCACTGGGTTAAAGGGTTTTAGGTGCAGAAATCAGCGGCGATAATATGACCCCCGAAATCGACACCGAAATCGTCGTTGTCAAACCGTTTGAGTCGGGCGGTTTTCGGCGCTCCGTCTCTGGCTCGAACCTCGTCGTTGAGGGCGTTCAAGTCGAAACTCAGACTTCGTCGTCGGGGTCGTGCGAGTCGGCCATCTTCGTTGCTTCGGCGGCGTACCGCTCACGCAGGTCGTCGTCCGTGACCGGTTCGAGGTTCGCTGTCGGTTCTTCGATGGCGGCCGTCGTGACCATCCGGCGTTGGTGCATCACGGCCGCAGCCAGTTCCTTTCTGAGTTCGTACGCGCCGTCGGTCGTCGCGTAGATGAGTACGATGAGGTCCCGGTCGTCGTAAGAACGCTCTACCAACCAGAGTTGGGTGGTGTCGTCAGTGTCGCTCATGGGCCGTGATTCGAACGGCCTTCCCTTACGCGTGCCGCATCTTTCGGTGACATCTTCACAGCAGATTACCCACCTACCTCGCCCGGCGCTTTATTCGTCCGGACAGCGTAGTCCAACGTCATGTTGGAGACGTTGCTCGGCGACGACGTGCAGTCGTCAGGCCGCTACCTTCCGGAGATAATCTACGGCGCGAACGACGGTATCATCACGACCTTCGCCGTCGTTTCCGGTGTCGCGGGTGCGGCGCTGAGTCCGGGTATCGTCATCATCCTCGGGTTCGCAAATCTGTTCGCCGACGGCTTCTCGATGGGGATGAGCAACTACCTCTCAGAGCGCTCGGAAGAGGACTACCACGACGCAGTTGGAATCAGTCGCGTCCGAACTGACGGGAAGACACCGGTCAAAACCGCCGTTGCGACGTTTCTCGCGTTCATCATCGCCGGCTGGGCACCGCTTTTACCGTACGTGTTCCGCCTCGAACCGCTGTTTCCGACCGCAATCGCCGTCACCGGCGCGGCGTTCTTCCTCGTGGGCGCGAGTCGCAGTCTCGTCACGAACCGCTCGTGGGTCGCAAACGGCGGCGAGATGTTCGTCGTCGGAATGGCTGCGGCGACCGTCGCGTACGCAGTCGGCAAGCTACTCGCAGGAGTTGCGTGAGTCGCTTCAGGCGTTGCTTCCGGACAACTCCTCGACTTCCATTGCGAGCGCCGAGAGCGCCTGCGTACTCTCGTCTGTGGCCGCGACGATGCTGTCGACCGCGCCTTCGGTGTCGACGGTTCGGTCGCGTACGTCCTCGATAGTTGCCGTCAGTTCTTCGACGGCCTCGGCCTGCTCGTCGGTGGCGCGCGAAACCTCGGCGACGCCGTCGGCGGCCACGTCGATGGACGAAGCGATTTCCTCGAACGCTTCGAGCATCTCGGTGATGCTTTCGTCCGCGTGCTCGATACGGTCGTTTGACTCGGTCGCCGCGTGAACCGCCTCATCGGTTTGCGACTGGATATCCTCGATTTGTGCCGTGATATCCTCCGTGTGCTGTCGCGTCTCGTCAGCGAGCGATTTGACCTCTTCTGCGACGACTGCGAACCCGTCGCCGTCCTGCCCGGCGCGTGCAGCCTCGATATTCGCGTTGAGCGCGAGCAGGTTCGTCTGCTCTGCGACATCCGAAATAATCTCGACGACGGCCTCGATGTCGTCCATGCGGTCGCCGAGTTCGGTTACCCGGTTGACGAGTTCGTCGCCCATCGTGACGACGCTCTCCGTGGCTTCGCGCGCCTCGCTGTTTGCCTCACGCCCCTCGGCAGTCGCCGCCCGGGCTTCTTTGGCCGCCGTGTCGACCTCGTCGGCGGTCGCCGCGACTTCCTCCATCGTTGCGCTGAACTGCTGCATCTGCGTCGCACCTTCGTCGAGGAGGTCACGCTGTTCTTCGATGTTCTGGGCGATGTTGTCGGCGGCCGATGCGGCGCGGGTGACGGCGGTCGTCGCCGTCTCCGTTTCGTCTTCGACGTTCGAGGCCAGTGTCGAGAGGTTGCGCGCGGTTTCGTTGACCGCGTCGACGACGACGAGAAGCTGCTCGTCCATGACGTCGCTTTCATCGACAGTTGCCCGCGCGTCCAGATGCCCGCGACTCAACTGCGTCAGTGTCTCTTGGATTTCAGAGACGAGGTCGGCGACCTCGCGGTGGCGTTCTACCTCGGTCGTCCGGTTACGAGCGGTCTGCAAAACGCCGACGAGCGTTCCGTCTTCGTAGAGCGGCATCGCGGTATGTCGGGCATGGCAGTCCTCGCCGCTGGCGTCGGTGAACGTCTCTTCGGCGGCGTAGAGCATCCGATTCGCGTCATCCAGTTCGATGCCGTCGAGTTCGGCCGCGTCTTGGGGATTGTCGAGCACCCGGTCTGCAAGTACAGTAGCCGTCGAGTCGCCGTAGAAGAGCTCACCGAGGTCTCGTCGTCCGAGCGCCGCTTCGGCGGTCGTTCCAGTGAGTACCTCGACGCCCGAGTTCCACGCCGCGACACGGCCCTGTCCATCGAGAACGAACGCGGGGAGGCCGATGCCGTCGAGGAGCACATCGTCGTCGACGTTCAAATCCGGTGTATTGGAGGAAGTAGCGGTGGCAGCGACAGTACCGCCGTCAGGTAACGGGGTCTTATTGCCGAACCACGACCGGAGGCGAGTAAAGATTTGGAGTGTCATTTGAACCCACGTTCCGAACCCACATACGAGTAAGTTTCGTGATAATTATCAAACACGATAATGTCAACACAATACTGGCGGACGAGTTCCGCTTATGGTCATTCTCACACACGAGATTACAATGATGGTCACACCGGGTGGTCATCTCGGATGGCACCCCAAATGGTTGTCTCGGGGGGTCACCCCAAATGGTTGTCTCGACGTCGCCGAAAGCGACGCGTCAACCTGAAGCCGTTTGCGTGGTAAGTCACCGCAGATGGACGCAGGTGCGGTCAGTGAACGAGCCAGCACACTTCCGTCCGACCCCGGCGTGTACCAGTTCGTCGCCGGTGAGACGGTTCTCTACGTCGGCAAGGCGGTCGACATCCGCGCTCGCGTCAGGTCCTACGCCGACCCGCGTTCGGAGCGCATCTCCCGGATGGTCGACCGTGCGGAACACATCGACTTCGCCGTCACCGACACCGAGACGCAGGCGCTCCTCCTCGAAGCGAACCTCATCAAGCGGCACCAACCGCGCTACAACGTCCGCCTCAAGGACGACAAATCCTACCCGCTCGTCCAACTGACGAACCACCCAGTTCCGCGAATCGAAGTCACGCGTGACCCCGACGACTCCGCGACGGTGTTCGGACCCTACACCGACAAAGGCCGCGTCGAGACCGTCATAAAAGCCATCCGCGAGACGTACGGCCTCCGCGGCTGTTCGGACCACAAGTACGCAAATCGCTCCCGGCCGTGTCTCGACTATGAGATGGGACTGTGTACGGCACCCTGTACCGGCGAAATCGCGGAAGACGCCTATCTGGAAGATGTCGAATCCGCAGTCCGATTCTTCGAGGGCGAAACGGGCGTGCTCGCCGACCCCCTCCGACGGGAGATGGAGGCCGCCGCGCAGGAAAACGAGTTCGAACGCGCCGCCAACCTTCGTGACCGACTCGAAGTCGTCGAATCGTTCCACGGCGCGGGCGAGGATGCCGTCTCTTCGCAGTCCGACGAGCGAGCCATCGACGTGCTCGGCGTCTCGCTCCGTGGGGACTCGGCAACTGTCGCCCGGCTCCACGCCGAACGCGGCCAACTGGTCGACCGGACGCGCCACAACCTCGACGCGCCGGAGGGCGAAGACCGGACTGCCGCGGTCCTCTCGGCGTTTCTCGCGCAGTTCTACGCGGAACGCGAACTTCCCGACGGCGTCGTTCTCTCGGAGCATCCCGACGACGAAGACGTAGTGGCGTGGCTCGAATCCGAGGGCGTGAGCGTCCGCGTTCCGGGTGCGGGCCGCGAAGCGAAGTTAGTCGAACTCGCGTTGAAGAACGCCCGCCGTCGTGCCGGTCGCGACGACGGCTTGGCGACGCTCGCTCGCGAACTGGACCTCGATGTGCGCCGCGTCTCCCGAATCGAAGGCTTCGACGTGAGTCACGCACAGGGAACGTCGGTCGTCGGGAGCGACGTGTGCCTCGTCGACGGGAGCGCCGAGACGGCAGATTACCGTCGGCGGCGACTCCCCGAGCGAAACGACGACTACGCGAATATGCGCGAACTCGTCCGCTGGCGGGCGACCCGCGCGCTCGAAGGCCGCGACGACCGCCCGGACCCCGACGTGCTCCTCATCGACGGCGGAAAAGGACAGCTAAACGCTGCGCTCGACGCGCTCGAAGAGACGGGCTGGGACGTTCCGGCGGTCGGCATCGCCAAGGACCGCGAGTTGGTCGTCACGCCCGACCGGACCTTCGACTGGCCGGACGATGCCCCGCACCTCCACGTCCTCCAGCGCGTCCGCGACGAAGCCCACCGGTTCGCCGTCCAGTACCATCAGACACTCCGCGACGAGGTGAAGACCGTCCTCGACGACGTGCCCGGTGTGGGACCGAAAACGCGACGGGCGCTCCTCACGCGGTTCGGCAGCGTCGAAGGAGTGCGCGAGGCGTCGGTTGCTGATTTGACCGACGTTCCTGGCGTCGGCGAGAAGACTGCGGAAGAGCTGAAACGGCGACTCTGAAGGTTGGGACGGCGACTCTGAAGGTTGGGACGGCGACTCTGACAGCTGAAACGGCGACGCTGAAGGTTGAGAGTGACAGAGACACGCGTGTGTCAGCGTGGTGCGGTGGGTCGGCCAGCGTGGGCCAAAAAGTCAGTGTCGAACCGGGTGGACCGGTTTCCGCGTTCTCGTCGTCGGAGAGACCGGCTTACGCGATTTTGTCGTACTGGTCGCGGAGCTTCTCGGCGGCGTCGTCCATGAGGTCGGCCTCGTAGTCGTCGAGGTCCCATTCGACGACCTCTTCGATGCCGTTCGAGCCGAGTTTGACGGGGACGCCGAAGGAGGTGTCCTCGTAGCCGAACTCGCCGTCGAGGACGAGCGAACCGGGGAGCACTTCGCCGGTGTCGTGCAGGACGGCCTCGACCATGTGAGCAACGCCGGTCGCCGGACCCCACTGGGTCGCGCCCTTGCGCTCGATAACGTCCATGGCGGACTCCTTGAGGTCGCCGAGAATCTCGTCTTTCTCGTCGTCGGAAAAGTCGGGGTCCGTACCGTCGACGCGGACCTTCGAGAAGACGGGGACCTGCGCGTCGCCGTGCTCGCCGAGGATGGTCGCTTCGACGTTCTTGACCGGCGCGTCGAAGCGCTGGCTCAGGACGTAGCGGAAGCGTGCGGAGTCGAGGCGGCCACCGAAGCCGATGACTTTGTGGCGGTCGCGGTCGCCCGTCTCGTACAGGTGACGGTTGAGCAGGTCAACCGGGTTGGATGTCGTGATGGAAACGAAGTCGTCGTTGTACTCCGCGAGGGACGAGCCGATGTCGTCCATGATGGGAGCGTTGTCGCCTGCGAGGTCGATACGGGTCTGACCCGGCTGTCGCGGGATACCCGCCGTGATGACGACGACGTCGGACCCGGCCGTGTCCTCGTAGCCACCCTGTTTGACGACCGTGTTCGAGTCGTAGGCGATGCCGTGGTTCGTGTCGGCCGCCTGTCCGACTGTCTTGTCTTCCATCTTCGGGATGTCTACGAACACGAGTTCGTCGCAGACGTCACGAAGCGCGAGGTTATACCCAGCCGCGGCGCCGACCGTGCCGGCCGCACCAATCACGCTAACTTTCGTCATACCACATTAATGACGCTGTGGATTCCGAGTAAACGTTTCGGAACGGGCACCGCAGCGCTGTCTGTCGATTTTCTATTCGACAATTGACGAATTTGGGCGGGGAACGGCGTCCACTCGGCCCGCTCTCGACGACGCCGTGGGGTTTTTCGACATACGTCGCGTCCAAATGGACATGAGCGACTTCGACAAGGAGAAAGAACGTCAACGGCTTCGGGAGAAGTACGAGCGAGACGAGGCGAAGCGTCGCTCGACACAGCGGATGAGCGAGTTGCTTCTGCAGGGTGCGACGATGACGAACAAACACTGCGACCAGTGTGGTGACCCGCTGTTCCGCTACGAGGGGCAAGTGTTCTGCCCTACGTGTCAGACCGAGGACAAGGTGGCCGAGAACGCGGACCAGAAGGCAGAGAGCACAGGGCAGGACGCCAGGAACGTCCCCGAGTCAGGTGCAGAAGCACCGAACGTCTCGGAAGCGGGTGAAGCAGCGGAGACACCGAGCACCCACGACACCGCTGCTGCAACGTCGGACATCCAAGCAGACCACGGACCGGAGGAAACTGGGTCTGCGAACAGTTCCGAACCTGCGAACAGTTCCGAACCTGCGAACAGTCGTGTGTCGTCCTCTGCACGCACTGCGCGGGCGACGGACGAGTACATGCCGCGCGATGTTGACGATGACGTGGCGAGCGTGCGTGAGTCACTCGTTCGAACGCTAACGTGGGCTGCAGAACAGGCTGAGTCGACGGATGACCCGCGGCAGGCCACCGAATATCTCGCCGCTGCGCGGGAAGCGGCCGAAGCAATCGCCGCGCTCGACCGATAACCGGGTCCACCGGTACACCGAACGCCACTAGAACTTACGACCCCGCAGACCCTCTCACTTGTATGGACATTCTCATCCCCATCGACGGCACGGACGCGAGCAAGCGCGCCCTCGACTTCGCCATCGAGATGGCAGTCGGGATGGGGGGTCACCTCCACGTCGTCCACTTTACGAATAAAGAGACCGACGCGACAGAGGCTATCCTCAGCGACGCTCGCGACAGACTCGACTCCGCAGACATCCCAAACGAACCGGAACTAACGACCATCAGGGAAGATGTCTGGACCGCCAGCCGCGTCGGCAAAGAGATTCTTGACACGGTCAGCCGAAACGGCTATGACCACGTGGTTATGGGTCATCACGAAAAACGCGTGGTCGATCGAGCCATCTTCGGAAGCGCCGCCGAGACGGTTTTCCGGGCGGAGAGCGTTCCGATGACCGTCGTTCCCTGAAATAGTCGGAACCGGACTCAGGCGACTCGAACCGTACTTGGGCCGTCAGTAGTCGTCAGCGGTACTCCGAACCGATGACTTCGCGGATTCGTTCGGCGGTGACTTTCCCGACGCCGCGGACCTCACGAAGGTCGTCTTCGTTGGCCGTCATGACGGCTTCGACGCTGCCGAAGGCTTCGAGTAAGGTGCGTGCCGTCACGGGACCGATGTCGGCGATGGCGGAGACGACGTATTCCTGTTGTTCGTCGAGCGTCTTCGCGCTCTTACCGCCGTGGACGCTCACGGTTCGTTCGCGGTCGGTCTGCTCGCGGGTTGCGATGGTCGCAAGCATCTCCGCGGTATCGTCTTCGTCTTCGGTAAAGAGGACGCTCACGCCGAAGTCGACGGCGACAGACGAGAGTGCGCCCCGAATCGCACCAGGGTGGATGTTCCGTTCTTCGTAGAGGCCATGCCCCTCGATGATGAGAAGTGGACGGGCGTAGTGACGGGTGAGGTCGGCGATTTGCCCGAACAGCGAGCGGTCACCGCCCGTGAGCGTGTCGAGGAAGTCGGAAATGCTCTTTCGCTCGACTGCAACCCGGTCCGAGAGGATGTAGTCGCCGACAGCGAGCGTCTCCAGTCGCGTCGTCAAGTCGTCGCGCTTCGAGAGCGTGCGGGCGATGTGGGAGTCGAGTTCTCGCTGGTCGACGACGATTTCGACGCTCTCCTCGCCTTCGGTTCCGGCCTTCGCAATGGTGCCCGCTTTTTCGGATTCAGTCACCGGGTCGTCGGCCGTTTCACTGCCATCAGCGTCGTCGTCCGTTTCACTGCCATCAGCGTCGTCGTCCGTTTCACTGCCATCAGCGTCAGCGTCGGCATCGACGTCAGCGGACTCACCGTCCGGTTCCGCGCGCGCTAACTGTTCGTCAGAGGGACCGAAATCGGAAATCCCCGACTGCCCGTCCGTCGCGTTCGCGGCAGTGGTAGTCGTGGAAGCCGATTCGGTGGCCGTCTCGGCGGACGATGTGGGTGCTTCCGACACCCCATCGTCAGCCAGTCCATCACCATCGACCCCTTCATTTCCGGTGGAACCGTCTCCCGCGAACTCGTCGAGGTCGCGCTGTGAGTGGTCGAGTTCGGCTTCAATCTCGGCCGCAGCACCCTTGAGTTCGCGGAGTTCCTTTTTCATCGTCTTCTCGCGCCGACGCGATATCCAGAAGTAAGCTTCGTCGCGCGTGTCTTCGGCGAGGAGGACGACAACCCGCCCGTCCGCCTGTCGGCCGGTTCGGCCCTTCCGCTGGATGGACCGAATGGCCGTCGGAACGGGTTCGAAGAAGAGCACGAGGTCGACTTCCGGTACGTCCAGTCCCTCCTCGGCGACCGACGTGGAGACGAGAACCTCGAACTCGCCGCCTCGGAACTTGTCGAGCGTCTCCTGTTGTTCTTTCTGGGACATCCCGTCGGAACCCTCGCGGTCGCCCTGTCCGACGAACCGGCGGACGGAGAAGCTCTCCGAGAGGAACTCAGTGAGCGCCTCGGCCGTGTCACGCGACTCCGTAAACACGATGACGCGTTCTCCGTCGTGAATGCCGAGCGTCTCGGCGAGGAGGATTCGCGTCTTTCTGAACT
It includes:
- the ligA gene encoding NAD-dependent DNA ligase LigA encodes the protein MTSADVDAESNPYLRDPPTDFEDAETLSREEAESQAELLREAIREHDHRYYVEAEPLISDAAYDALFSRLVALEGTFDLDTTNSPTSRVGGEPIEALETVEHVAPMLSIDQSTDAADLREFDERVRREVGDVAYVCEPKFDGLSIEIVYEDGAFVRAATRGDGQRGDDVSAQVKTIPTVPLSLRGDYPDQLAVRGEVYMPKPDFSDLNARRVEAGEDPFANPRNAAAGTLRNLDPSVVADRPLAVFFYDILGSSATPDSQWESLDHLRDWGLRVADRIERVEDVEGAVDYRNRMQDARDDLDYEIDGTVIKVDSRAARDELGTKSRSVRWAFAYKFPARHEVTTIRDIVVQVGRTGRLTPVAILDPVDVGGVTVSRATLHNPDEIDELGVAVDDRVRIKRAGDVIPQVVEVVEDAGGSYDFPDECPVCGSQVDRDGPLAFCSGGLSCPAQREASIGHFAIKGAMDIDGLGEERVSQLVEAGLVETVADLYDLTVSDLTELERWGETSAQNLVDAIESSKVPSLDSFLVGLSIPEVGEATARALAREFGSIDGFPIGEDVSASDFDEFESRLTTVADVGETVARRVRDFFENKNNRAVIRSLLDHGVEPEPVETGGDELAGLTFVVTGSLAVSRSAVSELVESHGGNVTGSVSGNTDYLVIGENPGQSKRDDADENDVPTLTEAEFEELLAEYGVSYPPE
- a CDS encoding ABC transporter permease; this encodes MTVESVARKDFRDALRSRWLIGLTLFFALLIGGSTVLFYGVLLKGAGANSEALFGLTTAPGGIFSFSFAGMLGFVLALIALVTAHGSLIDERESGTIKLLLSLPNSRRDVVFGKLVGRTLVVLVSMLVGFIIAMFAMLFTGGQVMFASYAGQVALSGLLATSFVSIGIWLSATSTTPRQALFGTFGLYFIFAVLWSTVATGIPQVINWAIKKVGLTALSAPQIVEMRLFIKYLNPLRAYETLVAQLYGPAVPARLFKAGLGERLTIQPVFQESLPFYFSGWFILAILLAWIVVPPILGYLSFRKADL
- a CDS encoding ABC transporter ATP-binding protein encodes the protein MAAIELNGVTKRFEDDEGVFETLQLSSTPDVTAVNDLSFSVSEGEVFGFLGPNGAGKSTTINMLLDFVRPTSGTIRVLGHDAQAESVAVRRRTGVLPEGYDVYDRLTGREHLEFAIESKEADDDPDELLSRVGLDPEAANRRAGGYSKGMTQRLALAMALAGSPDLLILDEPSSGLDPAGAREMREIVRTEAERGATVFFSSHVLGQVEAVCDRVGIMRNGELIAEDSIRGLRSRIETDSVLRLDVDGNADLAAVRALDGVSSVESDGERLVVSCTDDAKTRVIEAIESNGATVADFETDTASLEDIFITYTEDKSSEVTA
- a CDS encoding VIT1/CCC1 transporter family protein; amino-acid sequence: MLETLLGDDVQSSGRYLPEIIYGANDGIITTFAVVSGVAGAALSPGIVIILGFANLFADGFSMGMSNYLSERSEEDYHDAVGISRVRTDGKTPVKTAVATFLAFIIAGWAPLLPYVFRLEPLFPTAIAVTGAAFFLVGASRSLVTNRSWVANGGEMFVVGMAAATVAYAVGKLLAGVA
- a CDS encoding methyl-accepting chemotaxis protein, which encodes MTLQIFTRLRSWFGNKTPLPDGGTVAATATSSNTPDLNVDDDVLLDGIGLPAFVLDGQGRVAAWNSGVEVLTGTTAEAALGRRDLGELFYGDSTATVLADRVLDNPQDAAELDGIELDDANRMLYAAEETFTDASGEDCHARHTAMPLYEDGTLVGVLQTARNRTTEVERHREVADLVSEIQETLTQLSRGHLDARATVDESDVMDEQLLVVVDAVNETARNLSTLASNVEDETETATTAVTRAASAADNIAQNIEEQRDLLDEGATQMQQFSATMEEVAATADEVDTAAKEARAATAEGREANSEAREATESVVTMGDELVNRVTELGDRMDDIEAVVEIISDVAEQTNLLALNANIEAARAGQDGDGFAVVAEEVKSLADETRQHTEDITAQIEDIQSQTDEAVHAATESNDRIEHADESITEMLEAFEEIASSIDVAADGVAEVSRATDEQAEAVEELTATIEDVRDRTVDTEGAVDSIVAATDESTQALSALAMEVEELSGSNA
- a CDS encoding excinuclease ABC subunit C is translated as MDAGAVSERASTLPSDPGVYQFVAGETVLYVGKAVDIRARVRSYADPRSERISRMVDRAEHIDFAVTDTETQALLLEANLIKRHQPRYNVRLKDDKSYPLVQLTNHPVPRIEVTRDPDDSATVFGPYTDKGRVETVIKAIRETYGLRGCSDHKYANRSRPCLDYEMGLCTAPCTGEIAEDAYLEDVESAVRFFEGETGVLADPLRREMEAAAQENEFERAANLRDRLEVVESFHGAGEDAVSSQSDERAIDVLGVSLRGDSATVARLHAERGQLVDRTRHNLDAPEGEDRTAAVLSAFLAQFYAERELPDGVVLSEHPDDEDVVAWLESEGVSVRVPGAGREAKLVELALKNARRRAGRDDGLATLARELDLDVRRVSRIEGFDVSHAQGTSVVGSDVCLVDGSAETADYRRRRLPERNDDYANMRELVRWRATRALEGRDDRPDPDVLLIDGGKGQLNAALDALEETGWDVPAVGIAKDRELVVTPDRTFDWPDDAPHLHVLQRVRDEAHRFAVQYHQTLRDEVKTVLDDVPGVGPKTRRALLTRFGSVEGVREASVADLTDVPGVGEKTAEELKRRL